A section of the Vicinamibacterales bacterium genome encodes:
- the argB gene encoding acetylglutamate kinase, whose amino-acid sequence MIKVVKLGGELLEDADALRVAARGIAALAAAGPVAVVHGGGRAIDADLKARGQSPRFVDGLRITDAETLNTVVAVLAGRINTALVAALVWAGVKAVGLTGADAGLGLSDLAAPLQTTAGTIADLGLVGVPRDDAPARLLIDLLELGYVPVIASVGIDGEGRLLNVNADTLASHLARAAGAGELIVAGKTAGVFDAAGVTCPRLDAREAQAMVAAGTARDGMVAKLTACLAALDGGVGRVRIVDGRAGDYEAAGGTTIAGTSERELTKC is encoded by the coding sequence TTGATCAAGGTCGTCAAGCTTGGCGGGGAGCTGCTCGAGGACGCCGACGCCCTGCGCGTCGCGGCCCGCGGCATTGCCGCGCTGGCCGCCGCCGGTCCGGTCGCGGTCGTCCACGGCGGCGGGCGCGCGATCGACGCCGATCTGAAGGCGCGCGGCCAGTCGCCGCGCTTCGTCGACGGCCTGCGCATCACCGACGCCGAAACGTTGAACACCGTGGTCGCGGTGCTCGCGGGACGGATCAACACCGCCTTGGTCGCCGCGCTCGTTTGGGCGGGCGTCAAGGCCGTGGGACTGACGGGCGCGGACGCAGGCCTCGGATTGTCGGACCTCGCCGCGCCGCTGCAGACGACCGCCGGCACGATCGCGGATCTCGGGCTGGTCGGGGTGCCGCGCGACGATGCGCCGGCGCGGCTGCTGATCGATCTCCTCGAGCTCGGATACGTGCCCGTGATCGCGAGCGTCGGCATCGACGGAGAGGGCCGCCTGCTGAACGTCAATGCCGACACGCTGGCGTCGCACCTGGCGCGCGCCGCCGGCGCAGGGGAATTGATCGTGGCCGGGAAGACGGCGGGGGTGTTCGACGCGGCGGGGGTCACGTGCCCGCGGCTCGACGCCCGCGAAGCGCAGGCGATGGTGGCGGCGGGCACCGCGCGCGACGGCATGGTCGCGAAGCTGACGGCGTGCCTCGCGGCGCTCGACGGCGGCGTCGGGCGGGTGCGGATCGTCGACGGCCGCGCGGGTGACTACGAGGCTGCTGGCGGGACGACGATTGCCGGGACGTCGGAACGCGAGCTGACGAAATGCTGA
- a CDS encoding argininosuccinate synthase produces the protein MERIVLAYSGGLDTSVAIAWLREKYGGEVIAVTLDIGQGRELTDVRERALTVGATRAHVLDVRDEFARDYILPALQAGALYEDRYPLSTALGRPLIARRLVDVARMEGATVIAHGCNGKANDELRLELGVKALDPSITVLAPARIWGMTRPQEIEYARARRIPIPSAADSPYTIDTNLWGRSIERGGLEDPWQESPEDIYTLTRSPRDCPDEPAYVEIEFESGVPVRANGVEMSLIELIESVETIAGAHGVGRIDMVENATTGGKSREIYEAPAAVVLHTAHSELEKLVIPRDLERLGHDLGRAYADLVYNGRWFSPTREAIDAFMRAIQPRVTGAVRLKLFKGDCRVVGRRSPMALEAPAAPPAATAETTVH, from the coding sequence ATGGAACGCATCGTTCTCGCCTATTCGGGCGGTCTGGACACGTCCGTCGCCATCGCGTGGCTGCGTGAGAAATACGGCGGCGAGGTGATTGCCGTCACGCTCGACATCGGGCAGGGGCGCGAGCTGACCGACGTCCGCGAGCGCGCGCTCACGGTCGGCGCGACGCGGGCGCACGTGCTGGACGTCCGCGACGAGTTCGCGCGCGACTACATCCTGCCGGCGCTGCAGGCCGGTGCGCTCTACGAGGATCGCTATCCGTTGTCGACGGCGCTGGGGCGGCCGCTGATCGCGCGGCGCCTGGTCGACGTCGCGCGGATGGAGGGGGCGACCGTGATCGCGCACGGCTGCAACGGCAAGGCGAACGACGAGTTGCGGCTCGAGCTCGGCGTCAAGGCGCTCGATCCGTCGATCACCGTGCTCGCGCCGGCGCGGATCTGGGGGATGACCCGGCCGCAGGAGATCGAGTACGCGCGCGCGCGCAGGATTCCCATTCCGTCGGCCGCCGACAGTCCGTACACGATCGACACCAACCTGTGGGGGCGATCGATCGAGCGCGGCGGCCTCGAGGATCCGTGGCAGGAGTCGCCGGAAGACATCTACACCCTGACGCGCTCGCCGCGCGACTGCCCCGACGAACCGGCCTACGTCGAGATCGAGTTCGAGTCCGGCGTCCCGGTCCGCGCCAACGGCGTCGAGATGTCGCTGATCGAACTGATCGAAAGCGTCGAAACGATTGCCGGGGCCCACGGCGTCGGCCGCATCGACATGGTCGAGAACGCCACCACCGGCGGCAAGTCGCGCGAGATCTACGAGGCGCCCGCCGCGGTCGTGCTGCACACCGCGCACAGCGAGCTGGAGAAGCTCGTGATCCCGCGGGATCTCGAGCGGCTGGGGCACGATCTCGGCCGCGCCTATGCCGACCTGGTTTACAACGGGCGCTGGTTCTCCCCGACGCGCGAGGCGATCGACGCCTTCATGCGGGCGATCCAGCCGCGCGTCACCGGCGCGGTCCGCTTGAAGCTGTTCAAAGGGGACTGCCGCGTCGTGGGCCGCCGCTCCCCGATGGCTCTCGAGGCGCCGGCGGCCCCGCCGGCCGCGACGGCCGAAACCACGGTTCACTGA
- a CDS encoding acetylornithine/succinylornithine family transaminase — protein MTSHDPIALDAQHVLQVYRRAPVVFESGKGCALFTRDGERYLDLISGVGVASLGHAHPGLARAIAEQAATLLHTSNLFHHPLQAELATRLAALSGLPRAFFCNSGAEAVEACLKFARRFWHAQGTPRTSVVAFDHAFHGRTAGALSVTWDEHYRAPFAPLIPGVTFVDPSDPSAIAAAITRDTAAVIVEPIQGEGGVRPLPQAAADAIAAACRRTGALLIADEVQCGLGRTGRAFYSDALGLQPDLMALGKALGAGVPIGAALFSDRVAGAARPGDHGSTYGGNLLACRAALVFLDELTQNGLMEHVAQVGAAMERGLKAIASRQPAVKDVRGAGVIWGLEIDRPAAAVVDAARARHLLVNRTSDTVIRLLPPYVITEAELDEALPLLEAAIASAVEAPAR, from the coding sequence ATGACTTCACACGATCCGATCGCGCTCGACGCGCAGCACGTCCTGCAGGTGTATCGCCGCGCCCCGGTGGTCTTCGAGTCCGGCAAGGGGTGCGCGCTGTTCACGCGCGACGGCGAGCGCTACCTCGATCTGATCTCGGGCGTCGGCGTGGCGTCGCTCGGCCACGCGCATCCCGGGCTGGCCCGCGCGATCGCGGAGCAGGCGGCGACCCTGCTGCACACGTCGAACCTGTTCCACCACCCGCTGCAGGCGGAGCTGGCGACGAGGCTGGCGGCGCTGTCCGGACTGCCGCGCGCGTTCTTCTGCAACAGCGGCGCTGAAGCGGTCGAGGCCTGCCTGAAGTTCGCGCGGCGGTTCTGGCACGCGCAAGGCACCCCGCGGACCAGCGTCGTCGCCTTCGATCACGCGTTCCACGGCCGCACCGCCGGCGCGCTCTCGGTCACCTGGGACGAGCACTACCGCGCGCCGTTCGCGCCGCTCATTCCCGGTGTGACGTTCGTCGATCCCTCGGATCCGTCGGCCATCGCCGCGGCGATCACCAGGGATACAGCCGCGGTCATCGTCGAGCCGATACAAGGAGAGGGCGGCGTGCGTCCGCTGCCGCAGGCCGCCGCGGATGCGATTGCCGCGGCGTGCCGCCGGACCGGCGCGCTGCTCATCGCCGACGAGGTGCAGTGCGGGCTCGGACGGACGGGACGCGCGTTCTACAGCGACGCGCTCGGTCTGCAGCCGGACCTGATGGCGCTCGGCAAGGCGCTCGGCGCCGGCGTGCCGATCGGCGCGGCGCTGTTCTCGGACCGCGTCGCCGGCGCCGCCAGGCCCGGCGATCACGGCAGCACGTACGGCGGGAACCTGCTCGCCTGCCGCGCCGCGCTCGTGTTCCTCGACGAGCTGACGCAGAACGGCCTGATGGAGCACGTCGCCCAGGTCGGCGCGGCGATGGAGCGCGGGCTGAAGGCGATCGCGTCGCGCCAACCGGCGGTGAAGGACGTGCGCGGCGCGGGCGTGATCTGGGGCCTGGAGATCGATCGTCCGGCGGCGGCGGTCGTCGATGCCGCACGCGCCCGGCACCTGCTGGTCAACCGGACCTCCGACACGGTGATCCGGCTGCTGCCGCCCTACGTCATCACGGAAGCGGAACTCGACGAAGCCCTGCCGCTGCTCGAAGCGGCAATTGCGTCCGCGGTGGAGGCGCCTGCTCGATGA
- a CDS encoding GNAT family N-acetyltransferase, with product MTTNIQLRTGIAADAAAIHNLITANLSVGHLLPRTFEDVESHAERFIVAVSGDDVIGCAELAPLSADVAEVRSLVVDEASRGQRTGVALVTALADRARELGYVTLCAFTHQPAHFIRLGFSIVPHVWLPEKIALDCVGCSQFRHCGQYAVSLALRAGAGLRLEQTAPPARAISGPRASVERLRLLPVTA from the coding sequence ATGACGACGAACATTCAGTTGCGCACGGGGATCGCGGCCGACGCGGCCGCCATCCACAACCTGATCACCGCCAACCTCAGCGTCGGGCACCTGCTGCCGCGAACGTTCGAGGACGTCGAGTCCCACGCCGAGCGCTTCATCGTCGCGGTGAGCGGCGACGACGTGATCGGCTGCGCCGAGCTCGCGCCGCTCAGCGCCGATGTCGCCGAAGTGCGCTCGCTGGTCGTCGACGAAGCAAGCCGCGGCCAGCGCACCGGCGTGGCGCTGGTCACCGCGCTCGCCGATCGCGCCCGCGAGCTGGGCTATGTCACGCTGTGCGCGTTCACGCATCAGCCGGCGCATTTCATCCGCCTCGGGTTCTCGATCGTGCCGCACGTGTGGCTCCCCGAGAAGATTGCGCTCGACTGCGTGGGCTGCAGCCAGTTCCGGCACTGCGGTCAATACGCCGTGTCGCTGGCGCTGCGCGCCGGAGCCGGGCTGCGGCTCGAGCAGACGGCACCGCCGGCGCGCGCAATCTCGGGGCCGCGCGCGAGCGTCGAGCGTCTGCGGCTCCTCCCCGTCACGGCATGA
- the argC gene encoding N-acetyl-gamma-glutamyl-phosphate reductase, which yields MNTYTDGVRVGIAGATGYTGVELMRLLARHPRATLAAAMGSPGSPPRVVPALKRLWDAPVNGLDVEALAEASDAVFLALPDHAAAEIAPPLVARGKRVFDLSGAFRLRDAELRRRWYPHTPDASPAVVYGLTERYRDRLPGSTLVACAGCYPTAAILALQPLLAAGLLDVSGAPIIIDAKSGVSGAGKTPSERTHFSECHGSLSAYGVFNHRHAAEIEQELGTAVTFVPHLLPIDRGILETIYATLAPGAGEQAIGAVMHEAYAESPFVRLTGADLPEIKHVAHTNYCDIGWKVNAARRQIVLVSCIDNLVKGAAGQAVQNFNVAFGFDEELGLN from the coding sequence ATGAATACTTATACCGACGGGGTGCGGGTCGGCATCGCGGGAGCGACCGGGTACACCGGCGTCGAGCTCATGCGTTTGCTCGCGCGGCATCCGCGCGCCACGCTGGCGGCCGCGATGGGCAGCCCCGGTTCGCCGCCCCGCGTCGTCCCGGCGCTGAAGCGCCTGTGGGATGCGCCCGTCAACGGCCTGGACGTCGAGGCGCTCGCCGAGGCGTCGGATGCGGTGTTTCTCGCGCTCCCCGATCACGCCGCGGCGGAGATCGCGCCGCCGCTGGTGGCCCGCGGCAAGCGCGTCTTCGACCTGTCGGGGGCGTTCCGGCTGCGTGACGCCGAACTGCGCCGGCGGTGGTATCCGCATACGCCGGACGCATCGCCGGCGGTCGTCTACGGCTTGACCGAGCGCTACCGCGACCGTCTGCCCGGTTCGACGCTGGTGGCGTGCGCCGGCTGCTACCCGACCGCCGCGATCCTCGCCCTGCAGCCGCTGCTCGCGGCGGGGCTGCTCGACGTCTCGGGAGCGCCGATCATCATCGACGCGAAGTCGGGCGTATCGGGCGCCGGCAAGACGCCGTCGGAGCGGACCCATTTCAGCGAGTGCCACGGCAGCCTCTCGGCGTACGGCGTCTTCAATCACCGCCACGCGGCGGAGATCGAGCAGGAGCTGGGGACCGCGGTGACGTTCGTGCCGCACCTGCTGCCGATCGATCGCGGGATCCTCGAGACGATCTACGCGACGCTCGCGCCGGGCGCCGGCGAGCAGGCAATCGGCGCGGTGATGCACGAGGCCTATGCGGAATCGCCGTTCGTGCGCCTGACCGGCGCAGACCTGCCGGAGATCAAGCATGTCGCGCATACGAACTACTGCGACATCGGCTGGAAGGTGAACGCGGCGCGGCGGCAGATCGTGCTGGTGTCGTGCATCGACAACCTCGTCAAGGGGGCGGCCGGCCAGGCGGTCCAGAACTTCAACGTCGCCTTCGGATTCGACGAGGAGCTGGGGCTCAATTGA